The sequence GGCTCGGGGTTGATCACGCTCGATCTCGACCGCCGCATCACCTCTTTCAATCTTGCCGCGGAGCAGGCGCTGGGCTGGCAGGCAAACGAGGCGATCGGGCGTTACATGGAGGAGCTTTTCCCCGCGGAGGAGGTGCAGCAGCTCCTGTCCGACCCCGATGCCGGCGAGGGCGGCTCGCCGCTGCTGCATCGTGAAATGGAGCTGACCCGCAAGGATCGCAAGCGCATCCCCATCGGCTTCACGCTCACCTCGCGGCGCGACAACCGCAACCGCCGGGTGGGCCTCATCATCTCCTTCCGTGACATTTCCCAGATCAAACAGATGCAGGCCGAGGTGTTGCGCATGGACCGCCTGGCCTCGCTGGGGGTGCTGGCCAGCGGCATCGCGCACGAAATCCGCAACCCGCTCGCCGGCATCAAAACCGTGGCACAAACGCTGGAGGAGGACCTCGAACCGGGCGACAGCAAGCGCGAATATGTGGCGCGCATCATCCGCCAGGTCAACCGCATGGACGAGCTGCTGCGCACGCTGTTTTCCTACGCCCGGCCGAAATCGCCGATGCGCCAGCACTGCCGGCTGCAGGACATCGTCAACGAGGTCAAGGGCCTGATGCAGCAGCGCTTCGAGCGCACCGACATTCGTTTCGAAGAATATTATGCCCAGGATTTGCCGCTGGTGTATGTCGATTTTCATCAAATCCAGCAGGTGTTTTTGAACCTCTTTCTCAATGCCATCGATGCCATGCCCAATGGCGGCAGTCTGTCGTTGCACTCCCGGCCGCGGCTGACCACCCTGCACCGCCGCGATGGCCGCGGCAACCAGGCAGCGCCCGGCGGCAAAAACCTGTATGCCGAGGTGGTGGTCAGTGACACCGGCGAAGGCATCGCCCAGGAAAATTTGTCGGCCATTTTCGATCCTTTTTTCACCACCAAACCGCAGGGCTCGGGTCTGGGATTGTCGATCGTTTATCGCATCATCGAGGAACATCACGGCGACATCCAGGTGAGCAGCGTTCTCGGCCGGGGCACCACATTCAACCTGTTGCTGCCGGCCGTGTAACGGCGGACGGTGCCCCACCCCCGCCCGGCGGCGGGAGCAAGCCAAGCGTTCGCGTTGATCGAGAGGAGTGAATCGCTGTGCTCGAACAAGCCAAAATTCTGATCGTGGAAGACAACACCGATCTCTGCCAAACGCTGGCGGAAGTGTTCCGCAAGAGCGGGCACAAGGTGTTGACGGCGTTCACCGGTGCCGATGCCAAGCGAATTCTCAAAAGCGAGATCATCGATCTCGCGCTGCTGGATTTGCGCCTGCCCGACATGCTCGGCATCAAGGTGCTGGAATTTGCCAAGGAGGTCGATCCCGACATCATGGTGATCATGATGACCGCGCTCGCCAATGATCCCAAGCCCGCGGTCGAAGCCATGAAAGTCGGCGCTTTCGACTATCTCACCAAACCTTTCGAACTCGACGAAGTCAAGCTGGTGGTGGCCAAGGCGCTGGAGACCGTGAGCCTCAAGCGCGAAGTCTCCCGGCTGAAGCAGCAGCAACGCGACAAATTTCCCGGCACCGAGCTGTTCGGCAACAGCCGCGTCATGCAGGAAATCAAGAACATGATCCGCATCGTGAGCGAGACGCCGCGCACCTCGGTGCTGATTCAGGGTGAAAGCGGCACCGGCAAGGAGCTGGTGGCCAACACCGTGCACCAGTGGAGCAGCCGTCGCGACAAGCCCTTCGTGCCCATCAACTGCAGCGCGATCCCCGAAAGCCTGCTGGAATCCGAGCTCTTCGGCCATGAGAAGGGCGCCTTCACTGACGCCAAGACGCTGAAGAAGGGCATCTTCGAGCTGGCTGACACCGGCACCATCTTTCTCGACGAAATTTCCAGCATGCGCCTGGCCCTGCAGCCCAAGCTGCTGCGGGTGCTGGAAACGCAAACCTTCCGCCGCATCGGCGGCACTGCCGACATCCAGATCGACGTGCGCCTGGTGGCGGCCACCAACCGCGATTTGCAGGAAATGGTGCGCGAAGGCTCGTTCCGCGAGGATTTGTATTACCGCCTCAAGGTGATGGTGATTGTGCTGCCGCCCTTGCGCGAGCGCACCGAAGACATCATTCCGCTGGCCTCGCTGTTCATCGAGCGCAACAATCATGAGTTCAACAAAAACATCACCGGCATCTCGCCCGAGGCGGAGGAGCTGCTGCGCCTCTACCAGTGGCCCGGCAACGTGCGCGAGCTGAAGAACGTCATCGAGCGCGCGGTGATCCTCTGCCAGGATTCCGTGCTCAAGCCCGAACATTTGCCGATGGAGCTGCGCGATGAAAAGAGCCGCAATTCGGTTTTCTTCGCGGCTCCGCTTTCTGCCGCCGGCGGGATGAATCCCCCCCTTTCACTCGAACAGATGGAGAAGATTCACATTCAAAATGTGCTGGCGCAAAACAAGGGCAACAAGTCCCGCACTGCCCGTGCCCTCAACATCTCCCGCTCCACCCTGCGCGAGAAGATGCGACTCTATCAAATCCCGGGATGAGCAGCGTTCGAAAATTGATCACCACATGCTCGTTTTTACGCCGCCCGCGGAGGAGACTGCGCCGCTTTGACAAGCAATATGATTTGTTACAAAGATTTCACGACCCTCCCCCGCCGTTTCTGCCTGTTTTTAGATTTGTTAAGCCGGTATATTCCATCCGTGTCCTCTTCCCACATGCTCCCCATCCCTGATGCTGAATGGCACCTGCTTTGCTCAGTGAATAAAAACTGGCTTTGCTTCACAACGCGCGTTGTAATGTGACAAGTTGTTCGCTTTGCGCAGGAAGTCATGCCAGCCACCCAATCTCTTCCGAGTTTCACGAATCAGAGAGACGATGCCCAAACATGTATTCCGCCGTCCATCGACCGGAGCCGAAGAGACAAGAGACCGCAACGGTCGCTGACAGCCGTCGCTTCAACATGAACGAAAATCTCAGCAACAAGTGCATCTTGATCGTCGACGATGAAGATGATCTGACCTGGAGCATCGCCAAGACGCTGGAGAAGAACGACCGGCATTTCCAGGTCGTTTGCGCGGCCGATGGCAACGCCGCCCTCGCGGTCCTGGCGCAACGGCGCGTGGATGTGGTTGTGTCGGACATTCGCATGCCGGGCCGCGACGGTCTGCAACTATTGGAAGACATCCGGCGCGATCATCCCGCCACCAAGGTGATCATCATGACCGCGCACGGCTCGCATGATCTCCGCCGGGAGATCGAAGCGCGCGGCACCGCCTTCTATCTCGAAAAGCCCTTCGAAATCCGCTATCTCCGCCAACTCATCTATGAAGCGCTGGATTTGGCCCCGCCTTTCCGGCACGGTGTGTCTGACGCCAGCGCATGACCGCCGGCCGTGATCACACCGATAGCGATCCCTTTCCTCACTTTCCACTTTTCCTCCCGCCTGCTGGCCCGTTTCACCTGGCGCTGATTTCAAAGTTTCTGTCAATCGCCTCCTGCGCATGATTGCACGCAAAAGCGTGAAGAACACATGGAAATCCTGCGCGCTTTGCGGTTTTTTCGTCTACAGATTCGGTTGCGGCTGTGACCGCGCTATGGAAAACGTTCTTGCTTCAGGCCGGTCGGCCGTTGCATCCAAAGCGCATGCGTTTCACGGCCAGCTGTCACGGGAATGTTTGCCGGCGGGAAAAAAGAGGAACACGACACGTACTGTGTCGTGCTCCTCGTCGGAGGAAATCGGCTCCCGCCACCAGGGGCATTGACGAAAGCCGACACGAGGTTGAAGGGGAAGGGAATGGGGGTCTGCGCGAAAAAATCCTGTCGGAAAATTTTTATTTGAAGGTTTGCGAGCGTGGCTGGCGGCGGTAATGCCAGCCGCATTTTGCCGCGGCGGCAGCAATCGTCGATCGCCAGTCGTGGTGCTGCGTGTCAACCCGGGCACGCAGGCGTGGTGCGGCTCTCAGGCGGTGGTGTCCACCGCGGCGTTTTTTCTGAGCATGAGGGACCGGCGATCGTTGGGAAAATTTTGCGGATTCTCTCCTGTGCCGGCAGCTTCCTCCACCGGGGTTGGCCGGCGACGGAACAGACCCTCCTGTTCCCTCTGCTCCTGTGCGGCCTGTCCCTCCTGGCGGCGACGATAGAACACGAATGCCACCAGACCGCCGAGCAACACCAGGCCAAGAATCAACCAAAACCAGGACCGATCACCGGAAGCCTCCGGCTGCGATTGTGGGATGTCCGGCTCAGGCTGCGACCTCTGCGGTGCCGGCATCGGCGCCGGTTCAGTCACCGGCGTGTGATTCACTTCGGGCGCCGGAACGGGCATGGAGGTGGCGGTTGCGGTCGATCGCGCTGAGGCGCTGCCTTGCCGGCCCGCCTGCTGCGCCAGGAGCTGTTGTTGTTCGACCAGGGTGTTGACGCCGGTGATCGTGCGGGCTTTGCGCAGATTTACGATCACACTGGCGGCGGGCAGCAGGATCTGCTCTTCCGGCTCGAGGTGATCGGGATTGGGGGCGCGATTGACCAGTGCCAGCTCCCGCCAATAACCGGCTTCGCCGTAATGCTCTTTGGCCAGCTTGCTGAGCGATTCACCCTTTTGCACTTTGTGCAAGCGCGGTGTCTCCAGCCAGCGCCGCCGGCTCAGCAGCACGCTGTCATGCACCAGCACCAGCAGCATAATCAGGCCGCAAAATCCGGCCAGCAGAATTTTCTTCATCGCAACCTCCTGCCTGTTTGAGATTCGAAGGGGCGTTCACAAACCGCGGTTTGGCTCAACCCGGGTGCATGCCCGACACGCGGCGCAACCCGTGAAACAGGGCCAGCGTGACCACCGCGGCGAGCAGGCTGATCGCCAGAAGTTTGTTGTACAAGACCGGCGCCAGACTGCTCAGCAACGCCCCGGCAGCCGCACCCGCCATGCCCAGCGCGTAATTCAAGCGGCGCTGGCGCTCCGGCGCGCGGTCGCACAGGGCAAACAAGTGGCCGATAACCCAGCCGAAGATGCTCGCGAACAGCAGCGGCAGCAGCAGCAACATAAGGCAACCTCTCCGAAAGTTGATGAGTGTGCGCGTGCAGCAATTTTACTTTGCCTGTTTGATGGCGCATGGGTGTTGTGCGCCAGCGTGGGCTCGCACATTCTCAAAGCAAAATGATTGCCAGAGCGGCGCGGGCAGGACAAGGGTTGGTGCCTTGCCGGCAAACGGGCCGCAGAATCAGCCGGTTAGCTCATCTCTGGCAGTCCGTGCCGTGATTTTTGTCGGGCGGGAATTGGGAAACGGTGGGTAAAGTTTACCGGACTGGAAGGAGAAAACGGGCAGTTTTTACCGGCAATGATCACGAGGCCTCATTCTGATATCGCGCCAGCTTGTTGTGCAGGGTCTTCACGCTGATGCCCAAAACTTCGGCGGTTTTGGTTTTGTTGTTTTGGTGCCGTGCCAGCGTGCGCAGGATCAGCAGGCGTTCGGCCTCTGCCAGGGTGGTGTCGGGCGGAAGAGTGAGCGCCGTGGTGTTTTCCGCGCTGGCGAGGTGTTTGGGCAGGTCGGTGACGGTGATTTCGCGGCCGGGGCAGAGAATCACCGCGCGTTCGATGACGTTGCGCAGTTCGCGCACGTTGCCGGGCCAGGAGTAACGCCGCAACAGGTCGAGTGCCTCACGGGAGATGCCCTCGACCTGTTTGGCGTTTTTTTCAGCAAAGCGCGCTATGAAATCATTCACCAGCAGCGGCAGATCGCTCAGACGTTCGCGCAAAGGCGGCAGCTCGATTTCCACCACCGCCAGGCGGTAGAACAGATCCTCGCGCAGGACTTTGTCGCGCACCGCGGCGCGCACATCGCGGTTGGTGGCGGAAATCAGGCGCACGTCGACGCGGATTTCCTCGCGGCCGCCCAGCCGGCGAAAACTGCGTTCTTCCAGGGCGCGCAGCAGCTTGGCCTGCAGCTCGAAGGGCATCTCGCCGATTTCATCGAAAAACAGGGTGCCGCCATCCGCCAGCTCGAAGCAGCCGGGCTTCTCGCCGAGCGCACCGGTAAAGGCGCCCTTTTCATGGCCGAACAACTCGTTTTCCAGGATTTCGCCGGGCAGGGCCGAGCAATTCAACGCAACAAAGCGGGCCTGGCGGCGGTGGCTGCGGCGATGAATGGCACGCGCCACCAGCTCCTTGCCGGTGCCGCTTTCACCGGTGAGCAACACCGTGGCATCGGTGCCGGCCACGGTTTCGATCAGCCGGTAAACCTCGCGCATGGCCTCGCTCTGCCCGAGCAAATCCTCGTAGCTGGTGAGGGCGCGCAGTTGCCGCGCCAGCGCCCGATTGGAAAGCTGCAGGCGGTATTTCTCCGCGGCTTTGGCCACCACCTGGCGCAGCCGCCTGCTTTCCACCGGCTTGGTGAGATAATCATAGGCACCCTGGCGCATGGCCTCGACGGCGGTGTCGATGCTGCCGTGGCCGGTAATCAGAATCAACTGGCTCGCCAGCCGGTTTTTCCGCACGCGCTGCAACACCTGCAGACCGTCGAGATCCGGCAGGGTAAGATCGACCAGCGCCACGGCAATGTCTTCCGCCTGCAACAGGTGCCAGGCCTGCCCGCCGCTGGTGGCCGTGAGGATGCGATAGGAATCCTGAAGCAGCGTCTCCAACCCGAAGAGCACTTCGGGTTCGTCATCCGCCAGCAGAATTTGATCACGTTCGGAATTCACAATTGCTCCGTTGCTTGCACCACCGCCGCCTGCAGTTTGGACAGCTCGTCCGCCACGATGCGCAGATGCTGCTGCAGCCGTTCGGCCTGGGGGCCGGTGAGTTTGCCGGCGAGCAGCCCGGCAGCTTCGAGATTGAGTTGGGCGGTGTTCACCCGGTTGCGCAGGTCGTGCGCCAGCTTGCTGAGAATTTTGCGAGCATCCTTTTGTGCGGCCATTTGGGCGATGCACTCCATAAATAGCGTCTGTCCGACAATCCGAATGAGTCGGGGTTTCCAAAACGCAGGGTGTTGTGAACCCCGGGGATTCTCTTCTGCAATGGCCGAGCCAGTGCAGGAGCATTTTCTCCAAAGTTCGTGATTTCGGACGGACACGGGAAACGTCCGTTTGCAGACGGCGTCAGAAACGAAAGCGTCTCCTTCGCCCCCCGTTTGCCGTGGGGGCCGGACGGTTTTCTTGTTTCTGGACGGCTGCGAATCAGTTTGGTATAGTATTAGTCTGGAAAAATTATCACGACCACAAAGATTTTGTAACGCAGGCATCCTGCCTGCACTGGTTTGCAGACAGGATGTCTGTGTTACGAGCACAATCTTTGCAAAAAGGCCGGGCTTTCTCCACCGACAATGGAACTGCCATGAAGAAAGCTTTTGATTTTCGCGGGAGTCGCCCTTTCGTGGGCGATGAATCCTTTTTGCCGCCGGTTCGTGCGGGTTGGAGTAAAGCCACATAACTGTGTCTGAAGCAGGTCTGCATTCACCGGAGCGGCCTCAATCCAGTTCTTCCTGTCAAAGAAAGTCATGCGCCGGCGTGCGCGCGCAGCGGTTCAACGCTTGTCATTTGCCAGCCATTTTTCAATCATCGCCAGAATATCCTTTTTGGCGAAGGGTTTGGTGAGATAGTCATCGCAGCCGGCGGCGAGCGCCTTTTCCCGATCGCCTTTCATCGCGGCCGCGGTGAGCGCCACCACGGGAATGTGCGCGAGCTGTTTCTGCGTTTTGAGGGTGCGGGCGACGCGATAGCCGTCCATCTGCGGCAGCATGATGTCCATCAAAATCAGATGCGGCCGTTCATGCTGCGCCTTCCACAGCGCCTGCTCACCGCCTTCGGCAAAACTCACCTGATAGCCCTGTTCCTCCAGAATGTATTGCATCGCATAGCGGGTGTTTTCGTCATCTTCGACCACGAGGATGTGAGGTCGCAGGCGGCGCCATTTCCCGGCCGCAGTGGCTGGTCGCACACGGGTTTGCGGCTGGCCGGCGGGCGTTTTGCCCGCGGCTTTTGCGCGCGGCACTTCCACCGGCACTGTCATTGTGAAGGTGGAACCCTCGCCCGGTGTGCTCGCCACCGTGATGGTGCCGCCCAGAATCGCGAGCAGCCGTTGCGAAATTGCCAGACCCAGCCCGGTGCCGCCCTGGCGCCGGGATTCACCGGCCTCCAGTTGCCGGAACGGCTCAAAGATTTCGGTGAGACGTTTGGCAGGAATGCCGATGCCGGTGTCGCGCACGGCCAGACGCAGCAGTGGCGGCTGGAATTGTGCCGTCACGGCAATCTCCCCCCGGGTGGTAAATTTGACGGCATTGCCCAGCAAATTGGTGAGGCCGCGTGCAAGTATGTTGCGATCGCTGCGAATCAGCGGCGGCAGCGTTTCGGACAAATCAAGCTGCAGCGCCAGTTTTTTCCGCTCACACAGCGGCCGCACGGTTTCGACCGTCTCACGAATCAGCATGGCCGGATCAAACTCCTCCAGCAGCGCCTCCATTTTGCCGGCGGTGATTTTGCTCAAGTCGAGAATGTCGTCGATGAGCTGCAGCAGGTTGCGGCCGCTGCGATGCACGATCTCGAGCTGATGCCGCTGCCCGGGCGCGAGCTGGTTGGCGGTTTGTTCGCGCAGGATTTCGGAGAACTGCAGGATGGCGTGCAACGGCGTGCGCAGTTCGTGTGACACGCTGGCGAGAAAATCCGAGATGTGTTGGTTGGCGCGCGCCAGTGCCTGCGCGCGGGCCTCCGCCTGATGAAACAAGCGCGCGTTGTCGAGCGTGAGCGTGATTTGCGCCAGCAAATCCCGGTCGAACGCTTCGGTGACGGTGGCTTCCGCATTGAAGGCCAGCAGCAATCCAAAAACGCGGCCGCGTGAGCGCAATGCCATGAGTTTTGCGGTGCCTGAGGTGCCGGCCTTTACACCCGCCAATTCCGGCCAGGGCGCCTCTGGCAACTCCACGTGCGCCACCGCTTCACGCAGTGCGCGCTCAAAAAGCGGCGTGAGGCTGGCAGTCGGCACCTCGCGCAGCGTGAGATTCCTGCTGCGGCCTTTTTCGCCGCGGCCCGGCTGTCCCAGTGCCAGCACCCAGGGCGCGGTGGGCTCCCCGCCCTCGCGGCTTTCGCGCGTCTCGTTCTCCACCTGCACCGCCAGGAAAACCGGTTGTGCCCGGGCTTGTGCCGCCAGTGCGGCGATCTCGCTGACCACGCCCTGCAAGGTTGCGGCGGCTTGAAAGGCATTGCCGATTTGCGCGAGCAATTTGGCCTGGCGCACATTGGCGGCGTGCAGCGCCAGCAGACGATTGTTTGCCATCGCCAAAGCCGCACCGTCGGCGATCCTTTCGATGTCCCGCACTTCTTCCCGGCCGGGCTGGCGGCCGTCCTGCGGATTGAAGACGAGAATGAGACCGTCCCAGCGTTCACGACCGCGAATGGGCACCAGCAGACAATCATGTTTCTGCCAGTCACCGGTGCCGGGAAGATCCCAATCTGGCGGCAAAAAGCGCGGCCGGCCCTCCGGCAGGTTTTGCGCCTGCAGCAGGAATGATTGGCTGACGCGCCATTGCTCCAGCAGATAGGGAACGAGATCGGCATGCGCGAGCTTGCGCAAACTCCGCGGCAGGCGCTGGCCATTTTCCGCAAAGCCGGTGCTGGCTGCCAACAAATAATCGCCCTCCCCGGCCGCCTGATAAACCACCACCCGCTGCCAGCCGAGTGCCGCAATGGCCGAAGCGATCGCCGGCATAATCACCTCCAGACCCACGCCCAGCCGGATGCTCTCGCCGATTTCCAGGACCTTGCCGAGTCGATCGACGCGGCGTCGCAGTGCGGCCGTCGTGGCCCCGGTTTTGGCCTCCAGATCGTCCGGGTCCGCGCTGCGCCGCAGCCGCTCGCTTTCGGCCAGCTCGCGGCCCCAGGCCACTGCCCCGGCATATTCTTTTTGAGAATTGAACAACGGCCGCGCATTCCACCGGCAGATGAGCATCTCACCGCCGCGGGTTTGCACCGGCGCGTCGAACTGCTGAAATTCGATCTTGACCGCCCCGCCGTATTGCATCAGGCGCTGCAGCTCCTGAAAAAAGCCGGGCAGCATGGCCGGTGTCATCCCGGCCGCGGTGACACCCAGGCGCTGTTGCGCTCTGGCATTCAGATGCAGGCAACGGCCTGTGGCATCGACCACAATGAGAAGGTCCTCGAGCGCATCCAGCACGGCATCATAGTGGAGCCGTTGCGCCGCCAATTCCTGCTGCACGGCTGCCGTGGCGGCAGCATGGCGTGCAAGTTCCTCCGCGGTTTGCCGGCGCTCGCTGAGATCTTGCACCATCCAGAAGTGGCGCAGCGACGGCGGATCGCCGGCCACGAGCGGTACTGCCGTCAGCTCGCAGGTGAATCCTCGCGGCAGGGTGCTGGCGCTGTTCACCTCACCCTGCCAGGGTTGTTGCTGTGACAGCCGCCGGTTGATTGCCTCCGCCGGAAAAGAGTCCGGTTCGAACAGCAAAGGCAGCGCGTGGCCCACAAGCTCCGACCGGGAAAGGCCGAACAATCTTTCGAAGGCGGGATTCACTGTGACGATTTTGTCTGCTGCATCGGTGAGTGCCATGGCCAGCGTGGCCTGCGTGAAACTCTGCTGCAGGATTTGCAATTCAGCCGCCTGACGCGCGACTGTTTCCTGCAGCGCCTGCCTGGCGGCGTGCTCAGCCGTGATTTCCTGCAGCCCCAGGTGC comes from candidate division KSB1 bacterium and encodes:
- a CDS encoding response regulator, whose product is MNENLSNKCILIVDDEDDLTWSIAKTLEKNDRHFQVVCAADGNAALAVLAQRRVDVVVSDIRMPGRDGLQLLEDIRRDHPATKVIIMTAHGSHDLRREIEARGTAFYLEKPFEIRYLRQLIYEALDLAPPFRHGVSDASA
- a CDS encoding sigma-54 dependent transcriptional regulator: MNSERDQILLADDEPEVLFGLETLLQDSYRILTATSGGQAWHLLQAEDIAVALVDLTLPDLDGLQVLQRVRKNRLASQLILITGHGSIDTAVEAMRQGAYDYLTKPVESRRLRQVVAKAAEKYRLQLSNRALARQLRALTSYEDLLGQSEAMREVYRLIETVAGTDATVLLTGESGTGKELVARAIHRRSHRRQARFVALNCSALPGEILENELFGHEKGAFTGALGEKPGCFELADGGTLFFDEIGEMPFELQAKLLRALEERSFRRLGGREEIRVDVRLISATNRDVRAAVRDKVLREDLFYRLAVVEIELPPLRERLSDLPLLVNDFIARFAEKNAKQVEGISREALDLLRRYSWPGNVRELRNVIERAVILCPGREITVTDLPKHLASAENTTALTLPPDTTLAEAERLLILRTLARHQNNKTKTAEVLGISVKTLHNKLARYQNEAS
- a CDS encoding response regulator encodes the protein MMLDALTPHAVNLIIAGSIALFLAWFASLFALQVYRAQGFVVFAGLVTTELLKLLYLLTLAGQALPALAWTGRHSLEFVAHGFLLGLSLHWLLMAFLAFRLPSPKPKPYLRYWLAGGALTLSLLFGLALWHTRGLSAWSPAPPTLALLEQIAAGICAGCFLLAAISALLRWWRSRNGLWLWLAAAALSQSGTTALQFLLPFAALPVTLTLGLASLFIIVGLAADRGRFLRLEAELRKSLLENNLELEARVYSQSATLALMSEAVVHLDLDGRILFVNDGFLQLAGVTSANGINGRLLRDGVAAEMYQALQPLLRDMRHGHSGQTEIRLPTAAGARVLRATYAPLRNETQRVTGMHLGLQEITAEHAARQALQETVARQAAELQILQQSFTQATLAMALTDAADKIVTVNPAFERLFGLSRSELVGHALPLLFEPDSFPAEAINRRLSQQQPWQGEVNSASTLPRGFTCELTAVPLVAGDPPSLRHFWMVQDLSERRQTAEELARHAAATAAVQQELAAQRLHYDAVLDALEDLLIVVDATGRCLHLNARAQQRLGVTAAGMTPAMLPGFFQELQRLMQYGGAVKIEFQQFDAPVQTRGGEMLICRWNARPLFNSQKEYAGAVAWGRELAESERLRRSADPDDLEAKTGATTAALRRRVDRLGKVLEIGESIRLGVGLEVIMPAIASAIAALGWQRVVVYQAAGEGDYLLAASTGFAENGQRLPRSLRKLAHADLVPYLLEQWRVSQSFLLQAQNLPEGRPRFLPPDWDLPGTGDWQKHDCLLVPIRGRERWDGLILVFNPQDGRQPGREEVRDIERIADGAALAMANNRLLALHAANVRQAKLLAQIGNAFQAAATLQGVVSEIAALAAQARAQPVFLAVQVENETRESREGGEPTAPWVLALGQPGRGEKGRSRNLTLREVPTASLTPLFERALREAVAHVELPEAPWPELAGVKAGTSGTAKLMALRSRGRVFGLLLAFNAEATVTEAFDRDLLAQITLTLDNARLFHQAEARAQALARANQHISDFLASVSHELRTPLHAILQFSEILREQTANQLAPGQRHQLEIVHRSGRNLLQLIDDILDLSKITAGKMEALLEEFDPAMLIRETVETVRPLCERKKLALQLDLSETLPPLIRSDRNILARGLTNLLGNAVKFTTRGEIAVTAQFQPPLLRLAVRDTGIGIPAKRLTEIFEPFRQLEAGESRRQGGTGLGLAISQRLLAILGGTITVASTPGEGSTFTMTVPVEVPRAKAAGKTPAGQPQTRVRPATAAGKWRRLRPHILVVEDDENTRYAMQYILEEQGYQVSFAEGGEQALWKAQHERPHLILMDIMLPQMDGYRVARTLKTQKQLAHIPVVALTAAAMKGDREKALAAGCDDYLTKPFAKKDILAMIEKWLANDKR
- a CDS encoding LysM domain-containing protein, producing the protein MKKILLAGFCGLIMLLVLVHDSVLLSRRRWLETPRLHKVQKGESLSKLAKEHYGEAGYWRELALVNRAPNPDHLEPEEQILLPAASVIVNLRKARTITGVNTLVEQQQLLAQQAGRQGSASARSTATATSMPVPAPEVNHTPVTEPAPMPAPQRSQPEPDIPQSQPEASGDRSWFWLILGLVLLGGLVAFVFYRRRQEGQAAQEQREQEGLFRRRPTPVEEAAGTGENPQNFPNDRRSLMLRKNAAVDTTA
- a CDS encoding sigma-54 dependent transcriptional regulator — its product is MLEQAKILIVEDNTDLCQTLAEVFRKSGHKVLTAFTGADAKRILKSEIIDLALLDLRLPDMLGIKVLEFAKEVDPDIMVIMMTALANDPKPAVEAMKVGAFDYLTKPFELDEVKLVVAKALETVSLKREVSRLKQQQRDKFPGTELFGNSRVMQEIKNMIRIVSETPRTSVLIQGESGTGKELVANTVHQWSSRRDKPFVPINCSAIPESLLESELFGHEKGAFTDAKTLKKGIFELADTGTIFLDEISSMRLALQPKLLRVLETQTFRRIGGTADIQIDVRLVAATNRDLQEMVREGSFREDLYYRLKVMVIVLPPLRERTEDIIPLASLFIERNNHEFNKNITGISPEAEELLRLYQWPGNVRELKNVIERAVILCQDSVLKPEHLPMELRDEKSRNSVFFAAPLSAAGGMNPPLSLEQMEKIHIQNVLAQNKGNKSRTARALNISRSTLREKMRLYQIPG
- a CDS encoding PAS domain S-box protein, which encodes MIDQLAAAGAREEGAVPAPPAVRRLLLIAADPNEREVLGRIVRSHGYAFAEAASGEEGLQCIRTLHPDLVLLDYDMPGMNGAEVMQELTGNPYYKPVSDTPVIMLSDRKMAEVNQARLFQMGLRMFLEKPFAGHELMNVIANVFLLHDQRQRSREVEQRIKRTEYKYQDLIENASDLIFTLNARGEFVFINRRISALTGHLREAWKDRPLVEMVIPEDREVVETNFRNTLNGKSRIFEMRVRSQAGRLIHLSTNINPMFERGEVVGCVGIARDVTQRKKLEQEITELKNFNESIVQSIGSGLITLDLDRRITSFNLAAEQALGWQANEAIGRYMEELFPAEEVQQLLSDPDAGEGGSPLLHREMELTRKDRKRIPIGFTLTSRRDNRNRRVGLIISFRDISQIKQMQAEVLRMDRLASLGVLASGIAHEIRNPLAGIKTVAQTLEEDLEPGDSKREYVARIIRQVNRMDELLRTLFSYARPKSPMRQHCRLQDIVNEVKGLMQQRFERTDIRFEEYYAQDLPLVYVDFHQIQQVFLNLFLNAIDAMPNGGSLSLHSRPRLTTLHRRDGRGNQAAPGGKNLYAEVVVSDTGEGIAQENLSAIFDPFFTTKPQGSGLGLSIVYRIIEEHHGDIQVSSVLGRGTTFNLLLPAV